TCTTTTACTGTTATAGCAAGGTAATCTTTGGCGCCTTTAATAGTTCCATAAGTACCAAGCTGAACACCGTCAGCACCTGAATCCTTGCTGATATACTGTACTTTGACATTGACATCAAAAGGATTTGTTAACCCATTATTTATCTCCAAAAGTCTGTTCTTGTCGTCTTTACTCAATGACTTATCTTCAAAACTTCTTGTACTTACACGCTTTTTCACAGCTTCCTTTACATCTATATCTAATTTATCCACTTCTTTAAATTGCATCTTATCTCCTTACATAGTAATAACTGTTTTACCCTTGGAACGACCATTTGCTACCCTATTTAATGCCGAGTTCACTTCTTTCAAAGTATATACTGTATCTATAGACGGCTTTATCTTTAACTTTTCAAATAAGTCAGCTACTTCCTGTAACTGTTTTCCGTTTGATTCAACAAAAATGAAGTCATAGGAAATCCCGTATTTTCCTGCCAATTTATCAAACTTACTTCCCGCAAAGCCAAGAATTATCTGCTTCCACATCGGTAATCTCATTCTCTTAGCAAAGTCTCCATTTGGCATTGCTCTAAGAGAAACCATCTTCCCTCCTTTTTTGAGAATCTGCATCTGTTTCTCGGTTTCATTTCCACCAAGAGTATCCAGTACATAATCAATATTTGATAAAGACTTACTGTAATCTTCTGTTTTATAATCAATAAATCTGCTTGCACCAAGTTCTAAAACTCTGTCTTTATTTTCTGCACTTCCGTTTGTAATAACCTCAAGTCCCTTTGCTTTAGCAATAGGGATAGCCATTGCACCGACACTTCCTGTACCTCCTGAAATAAAGATAGTTTTTCCTTTTTCCGCTTTCATAAGCTCCAATGCTTGCATTATAGTAAGTGCTGTCAATGGTACTGCCGACGCCTCTACATCTGAAAGATACTCCGGTACCTTTGCAAGTGCATTCTCATTTACAGCCACATATTCTGCAAATGCTCCAATTTTATCAAGTGGCAGCCTTGCAAAAACACGATCATTAACTTTGAATTTAGATACCTTTGCTCCCACTTTTTCAACTACACCTACAAATTCATTACCTGCAACTATAGGTAGTTTATATGGAACTATCATTTTTACTTCTCCACGAGAGATCATATTATCAAGCGGATTTACACCTGCTGCAGATACTCTTACAAGTACATCTCTCTCTCCTATAATCGGTATATCTAAACTAACCATTTTTACTGAAATATTATTTTTATTATATTGTTCTACCTGTGCCGCTCTCATTTTTCACCTCTACTTATTCTTCTTATTATAATTCTCATACATATCTTCAATTAATGCCTTGAGTGTTTTGTTCTTTAAATTTAAAAGTAATTGTTTCTCTGACTCTTCAAATATTAGAAGTAAAGCTTCCTTGATATTTGCTCCAACAGGACATTCTTTATTTGCTGTATCATGAATATGCAACAGATCTTTCTCCGGATAAACTGCTGAATATACTATGTCTAATGTAAGCTTATCCGATTTTACTTTTAAGCTCATTCCCTTTTTTCCCTGCCGACTCTCTATAATGTTCGCATCCTTTAGTAATGTAATTATTTTCCTAATGTGACTGGCATTTGTTCCCACACTCTTTGCCAAAAGCTCTGAGGTAACAACATTTTCAGTCTCCTCTATATATACCAATATATGTAATGCTATTGAAAATTTAGTATCCATATCTTTCCCTTTCTTAAATTTATTTTAGTAGTATAACTTGTACTTGTATCTGCGTCAAGTATAAATCGAATTGCAATCCTACATCTACACACTATAAAAAGGGGATGTGAAAAACTCTATTGAGTTTTTTCGCATCCCCTTTTTGCAATTATTGTGTATAAATGACTGAAATTATACACAAAAAAAGTGCACTCCCCCTACCCCATAGAAATTCTTTTTTTGAATCTATGCGGCAGTTCTGTTTCTTGTCTTTTTTTTCTGATATTTATATAAATTATGGCCTATCGCCACGAGTAAAACTTCCAGTTTGACTGAATGAATACCTCTTCTGACAATTCTCTTGTACCAACGGTCGTTTTTCATAATTCCGAAAGTACCTTCTGCTTGTATCGAACGGTTCATTCTTAATAACGCACCGTGGATACTTTCCAGGTTTTCGATTACTTCCTGATGCATGGAAGTTAGTTCCTGATTGATCTGAACGGTTCGATTCTTATCTGTCTTCTTACATTTCTTTGCATACGGACATCCGCTACAGTCTTCGCATTCATACAGTTCTTCCTTGAGCCTGTACTGATTTCCCCTCACATTTTTTCTGTATAAAAAAACGGAATGCTTTATCGTTAGGACATCTCATGACTCCTTGCTCATCAATTCTGAAATTAACTGCATGAAATGGATCTTCATGATATTTCCGATCCTTAGTTTCCTTTTTAAACATTGGAAATTTCATATACTTTTCAATTCCGTTCTGTTCACAGAAAATATAATTGTTGTATGAGGCATATCCGGCATCTGCCACAGGATATTTGGGATAGAATCCATAAGTTTGTTTGAAGTGCTCCATCAAAGGAACGAAGCAATCCATATCCGAACGATACCGGTTCACGTCAACAACTGTAATATATTCATCTGCTACACCAATCTGTACATTATATGCCGGCAGAAGCTGATCATTGCCCATGTAATCCGTTTTGATACGCATAAAGGTAGCGGAGGTATCTGTTTTAGAGTAACTGTTTCTGTCAGGACCACAGATTTCCATTTTTTGTATGTATTCTTGAAGTTTCTGACAGAAAGTAGTCAAGTGTTCATAATGACGCTGTTCTTTGGATTTTCGCTTTCCGCTTCCGTAAACAAATGTACTGGTATCCAGTTCCCATAAAAGTACCAGCTGCTCAACGATTTCATTCAGATAATCCGGTACATACTCCGGGTTTGTTGTGATCTGCACCCCACTCCATGCGATTTCTGTATTAATTTCCTCAATCTCCGCAGTGATTTTTTCGTAAAGCTTGTAACGAAACTTTTCGGTAGTCTTCTTCCATACCCAGGTATACTTGTTTGCGTTTGCTTCAAACTTGGAGCCGTCAATGTAGAGATGTTGCAGATCTACATGCTCCTCGTTAAAGATAGCATGATTGATATCGTTAAAAATATTTTCAATCTTATCTTTAAGTATTTTATTGATGAAATATCCAAAGGTTCTGTATGATGGAGTCCGGTGATCCATGAGATACATGAACCTGATATTAACTTTGCAGTTGTCTTCCAGTTTTCTCAGAGAGCAGTAACCGCTAGTCATAAATCCGAAAAGTACTGTTTTTAACATATTGACCGGATGATATCTGCGTCGTCCGGTTGTGTACTCCGGAATATCCGTCAGATACTTGTTTAAATCGATTCCTCCTATCAATCTGTCAAATGTTAAAACAGGATCCAGCAGATCCAAACAATCTGAAAAAAACAGTGGTAAATATCCTTGTTTTGAATTACAATAAGTATTGTGTAAAGTTTTTTCATTGCAAGTTAATTTTACCACAAAAATAGGACCTTTCGCATGATGATATGTACCCTCTTTACTGGACACCCAGTAAGGAGGGTATTTTTCATGCGTTACAGTCATGAGTATAAGTTAGAGTGTATCGAGCTATATCGACAAGGAATCTGGCCTGAAACACCAGAAGGGATAAAAATAACAAGATTTCGTAAAATGATTCGATACTGGGTTCGTATCGAAGAACAAAATGGTCCAGATGCTTTAAAGCACTTAGGTAATAACAAAGTGTGGACCCCTGAAGCAAAATATGAATTAGTTGCTAAAGTATTAGCAGGACAATCCAACAATTCAGTTGCTATTTCTGCGGGTATCGGCGATGGAATGCTATATATGTGGGTTCGCAAATACAAAGAATTAGGTTACAATGGTCTTGTGAATAAAAAGAAAGGTCGCAAGAGCAAGAACCCTGATATGAAAAAGAAAACGATTGAGCCCAAGCCTTTAACTGAATCAGAACGTGAAGAGTTAATCAGACTAAGAGCAGAAATTGCGGCAATGAAAGCTGATATTGAAGTAGTAAAAAAAAGGATCGCCTTGAGACAAGAAAGATGGGCTGCGCAACTCAAGGCGAAAAAGCAGCAATCATCAAAGCACTCAGAGAAGAAGGATACCAATTAAAGCACCTATTAAAAGGTTTAAATATGCCTAAATCAACTTACTACTACGAAATCAGTAAAGTTGATACTGTAGGCTTTAGAAATGCTGAACTCACTGAAGAAATCAAGAAAATATTTGATCAGCATAAAGACAGATATGGTGTAAGAAGAGTGTATAGAGAACTCTTAAGATGTGGAAATATTGTTAATCACAAAAGAGTACAACGCATCATGCATTCACTTGGATTGTAAGGCAAAAGGCCTAAAGAGAAATATCATTCATTCAAGGGCGAAGTAGGCAAAGTAGCACCAAACATAATAGATAGGGACTTTACAGCGACAGCACCACTTCAGAAGTGGACAACTGATGTATCTCAGTTTAACTTTTCATGGGGAAAGTGTTATCTTTCTCCGATAATTGACATGTACACAAATGAAGTTATTTCATATGATTTATCGATGAGTCCAAACCTAAATCAAATCAAGAGAATGTTAGAGACGACGTTTAAAAAGTTCAAATCACTTACAGGATTAATATTTCATTCAGATATTTGAGAGTTTCTCAAAAGCACTAGATGAATACATAAATTATTACAACAATGAAAGAATACAACGGAAAACAAAATGGATGCCACCTGTAAAGTACAGGATAACATCCATGTGTTCCGCTTAGTTCATAACATGTGTCCAGGATTCTGGGTACATATCATGAACGAATGGTCCTATTTCTTTTAGGGACTTATTTCACAGCCCCTTTTTTCTTACCTTGGTCTTTTATTGAGAGCATATCCAATAACCGCACCAACAATTCCTCCAACAATATGAGCCATATTAGAAATATTGTCATTCACCGTGATTCCTTGAAAAATCTGCTGCCCAATATAAATCACCGCAACCAAAATAAAGGTAAGCGGAATCTCTCCCTCCCGAAATCCTGTAAACGAAGACAAAAGAATAAAAGAAAATACAACACCACTGGCTCCACATAGTGCAACACTCGGGAAAAAAATATAATTCACAATCCCCGTTACTAGGGCCGTCATAAGAATAATCTCAACAATCGTTTTTGAACCATACTTTTCTTCCAACATCGGCCCAAGGAGCAATAAATAAGACGCATTGCCAATCAAATGTTCCCATCCACTGTGCCCAAGGACATGGGTAAAAAATCGAAGATAGGTCAAAGGACTAAACAAAGAAGAATGATAGGTCATAAATAACAAGGTCGTACTTCTTCTGTGCGTTCCAATACTCATGAGTAAAACCAGTAGACAAAGCAATACAAAGGTAAGTACTACAGGTGAATTATATGAAATTTTGAATCTCGTCTTCATCTAAACTCCCCTCCTCTATAGACTCAACAATATCGAACATCTCATCCAATAAATTATTTTCATCTATAAAAATTCTTCTATTTTCTCTCAAATTTTTTCCAAGAATTTCTCTCTTTCCAAATGCAAAATCGGCATTTTCCATCATTGGCAAATCCATTTCACTATCTCCTGCTGCAACAACATAGTTTGGCAAAAACCTTTCCTTCAACCTGCACAATGCTTCTCCTTTATTAAACTCTGGGGGCAAAAAGTAGATTTTTCTCCCCGACGAAACAACATGAAGTATGGTCCTCTCTCTATACCTCTCCACCTTCTTTGCAATATCCACACCATCCTTGCAATACAAAAAAACATACATCCCATCGACAAATTTGCAGCGAATATACTCCTCTTCTTTCTCAAGAAATTCTAATACTCTATTTAATTCGCCTTGATACTTTCTAACTATTCTTGTGCTCTCCTGTAACCACACATCATCCTTTACTCCATTTTTCAAAAGAATGGCTCCATTGGTCGTCAGGGCATATTCTGGCACAACCATCTTCTCCCACTGTATTCTTTGATATTGCTCTATGGATCTCGTTGTAATTGGAATAAATTCCACCTTGTCGTTTAAAAGCACCAGTTTTTTTACTGCATCCTTACAAATAAATCCCTGCTCTCTGCCTTTAAATATCTCCACACAAATATCATCCTCTCTTCTATATTTGTACGAATGAATCAGTGTATTATCTAAGTCGCAGGCTACCAAAATTTTTTTCATCTATGTATCGGCAAGTGATCGAATAAGTCCACAAGCTCTGTAGTGTTTCAAAGGATACTCTACCACTTCCACTCCCTTCTCTCTTGCTAGTTGGTACAAATGTCCTAGGTGCTCCTCATCATCTAAGCTATGCACTAAGATCTTCCACGGAAGCCGTCGAAGCAATACTCTTGTCGCTTCCCCAATACTTGGCTTAATAAGATTGATATCCCTTATTTGAAATTGCTCTGCAATCTCTCTTACTTCCTCAAGAGCGGATTGATCACATTTTTCTTCTCGTTGACTTCGGTTGTCATCGCCAATATCTTTCATTACAAAATGACTTTGAATGGACTCGATGAAGTGGTAAGTAACATCCCTTTCTTCCAATTCCTGATAAAAAACAGCACCGTGATAGTCATTGGGTCCGATAATATCGGATCTCAAAAAAGTACGGCTCAAAAGCCCAGAGACGGTTGAATTGAGGCACGAACTTGCAATCAAAAAATCATCCTGTGTTCCCGATACTTGAGCTATATTGGCAGGATCTGACAAAACAGCAAGTCCTGAATCAAGACCTGGAAATTCAGCCATGGCATGAATTAATTCTCTCTGTATTGCTCCCTTTCCAGTCCAGCCATCAACAAATTGAATATCCTTGCTAGCATGCCTAGAAAGAATATAATTTAAGGCATTTTTATCAATTCCTCTTCCTCGAATGATAGAAAGGGTATAATGATCAATCTCCACACCATATTTTTGTTTGATATAGCGTTTAATCAAAATTCCCACTGGCGTTCCTGCTCTTGCAAGCGAAACAACAGCGACCTCTTTTCCCCTCTTCTTCCATATTTTTTGTGCAACAGAAGCTACTGCATCCGCAGTAATTTGACCATACCGAGTTAAGGCATCCTCAAATGCATCTTGATAGTCCTTTGATGGTTCATATTCAATGGGCAACATTTCACAATAATGTCGCCCACCTTGAATAGCTCTTTCCCTTTCCTGCGTACTCTGCGGTCTAACTAGACCTGTGATATCTTTTAGCAAAAGAATAACATCCTCATCCTTATATGTACTAAACAATGCCCTACCCCCTGACCAAAAGTATATGATGATTTCCACTAAGTTTTAATGCCAAAATCATCGATTCCAGCGAAGAATCTGCAATCTCTCTACTGTCAGTAACGATAATCACCTGATCATACTTTCTCAAATTATAAATATAAGTTATGCGATTGCTGTCATAAAGGCTCTTTAACTTATATCCATTTTGAATTGGATACTCCTGATCTTTTGCAATTCCAATAGGACTTCTGGTCGTAGAATGTGTAAACACCTTCACACCAGAATAATGATTGCTATTTTCTATTTCTCGTCCTAAAATCATCGCAGGATACATACACTCTTCTGTGCCCAGCACAAGAATCGATCGATTATCCAAGTCAAATTTTACTTCATCCAAAATGCTTCTGGCAAAACCAACACAATGGTGAGAATACTCTCTGGCTCTCACACCCTTTCTTGGATCAAGTAGTTTCCTCTTTGCCTGCAACTGTTCAAAACAAAGCCCTGTATCCTTTGTGTCCTCTGCATCAATGTAACTTTCTGGCTCCTTCGCCTCTTCTATATTGTACTTTTTTACAAGATTTTCATAGTCCATGCATTCCAGATTCAATATGGATACACACTCTATTTTCTGTTGTGCCATATTGAACTGATTTTCTTTGGAGAGGCGTTGAATAATGGAAGCGGCCACAAGATTTTTACCCGCCAATGTCGGATGCTTTATCCTTAATTGCTGAACAAAATTAAGGATGGTCTTTCCTGTAGATATTTCATCATCCACAAAGACAATGGTGTCGGTTTTCCTGATCCACCTGCCCAAATTTGACGCATCCAATTTTTGTTCAACTGCATGACTATGTTCTTCACGAAATTCAATCCATGACAAAACCTCTGATAACTCTTCTCTTGTCGTATGAATATAGATACAATCACAAGAATCTTGAATTTTAGCAACTTCCTCTGCCACACCCATTCCGACGGCTGTGGCCGTCTCTGCAAATCCAATGACAAGTTTTACACCCCCAAAGACTTGACTCACCTTTTTCCCCAGTGCATGAAATAAATCTATTGCCTCGCTTGGATGAACACTTAAATGCTTTCCCTGCAAGGGATCCACTAGCAAATACGATCGCTTTGTATTGTGAAATCTCTTTGCAAGTCGCAACACATCTGCCTCTGTGTATTCTCTTTCCTTTTCTTCTGCTTTGATTCCATAAATATTTCCAAGCATCACCATCTTCTTCGCCCATTTTCCATGAACCTTGACTTCATTCATCCGACTTCCATCTTCACTCTTTTCCACGCCAAGGCAACGATTATCCCACGACAATATCTTCATCGCATCATCATAATCTGACCTTTTTACCTTCATACTCTCATAAATCATAGGAAGTTGCGTCGGATAAATCGCTGTCTTTCCAATAAAACCATTGAGTTGATCCAATACAAGTTCCCTCTCTAGCCCTACATCCCATTTTCCATCTCTTTCC
This region of Lachnospiraceae bacterium oral taxon 096 genomic DNA includes:
- a CDS encoding rhomboid family intramembrane serine protease; the protein is MKTRFKISYNSPVVLTFVLLCLLVLLMSIGTHRRSTTLLFMTYHSSLFSPLTYLRFFTHVLGHSGWEHLIGNASYLLLLGPMLEEKYGSKTIVEIILMTALVTGIVNYIFFPSVALCGASGVVFSFILLSSFTGFREGEIPLTFILVAVIYIGQQIFQGITVNDNISNMAHIVGGIVGAVIGYALNKRPR
- a CDS encoding phosphoribosyltransferase domain-containing protein is translated as MNDEKMRMQYSLGGLLYLPSVNKNIIQKIKDRAFSHLTSLAFCLEDAIQDDFLDEAEKNLGDILAELVEFEKGGDKDSLPLIFIRIRNPKHMKHILKLYASYQDIITGYILPKFDLSNMDEYLAITKEINATNPKSVVKKIYIMPILESRMVAEVGTRVKALLRIKEALDTIQEYVLNVRVGGNDFCNLYGLRRSVNQSIYDIGVIRDIFVDIINIFSSDYVVSAPVWEYFGMERDGKWDVGLERELVLDQLNGFIGKTAIYPTQLPMIYESMKVKRSDYDDAMKILSWDNRCLGVEKSEDGSRMNEVKVHGKWAKKMVMLGNIYGIKAEEKEREYTEADVLRLAKRFHNTKRSYLLVDPLQGKHLSVHPSEAIDLFHALGKKVSQVFGGVKLVIGFAETATAVGMGVAEEVAKIQDSCDCIYIHTTREELSEVLSWIEFREEHSHAVEQKLDASNLGRWIRKTDTIVFVDDEISTGKTILNFVQQLRIKHPTLAGKNLVAASIIQRLSKENQFNMAQQKIECVSILNLECMDYENLVKKYNIEEAKEPESYIDAEDTKDTGLCFEQLQAKRKLLDPRKGVRAREYSHHCVGFARSILDEVKFDLDNRSILVLGTEECMYPAMILGREIENSNHYSGVKVFTHSTTRSPIGIAKDQEYPIQNGYKLKSLYDSNRITYIYNLRKYDQVIIVTDSREIADSSLESMILALKLSGNHHILLVRG
- a CDS encoding IS3 family transposase, with protein sequence MQIFESFSKALDEYINYYNNERIQRKTKWMPPVKYRITSMCSA
- a CDS encoding transposase encodes the protein MPKSTYYYEISKVDTVGFRNAELTEEIKKIFDQHKDRYGVRRVYRELLRCGNIVNHKRVQRIMHSLGL
- a CDS encoding HAD hydrolase family protein, whose amino-acid sequence is MKKILVACDLDNTLIHSYKYRREDDICVEIFKGREQGFICKDAVKKLVLLNDKVEFIPITTRSIEQYQRIQWEKMVVPEYALTTNGAILLKNGVKDDVWLQESTRIVRKYQGELNRVLEFLEKEEEYIRCKFVDGMYVFLYCKDGVDIAKKVERYRERTILHVVSSGRKIYFLPPEFNKGEALCRLKERFLPNYVVAAGDSEMDLPMMENADFAFGKREILGKNLRENRRIFIDENNLLDEMFDIVESIEEGSLDEDEIQNFI
- a CDS encoding NADP-dependent oxidoreductase, which encodes MRAAQVEQYNKNNISVKMVSLDIPIIGERDVLVRVSAAGVNPLDNMISRGEVKMIVPYKLPIVAGNEFVGVVEKVGAKVSKFKVNDRVFARLPLDKIGAFAEYVAVNENALAKVPEYLSDVEASAVPLTALTIMQALELMKAEKGKTIFISGGTGSVGAMAIPIAKAKGLEVITNGSAENKDRVLELGASRFIDYKTEDYSKSLSNIDYVLDTLGGNETEKQMQILKKGGKMVSLRAMPNGDFAKRMRLPMWKQIILGFAGSKFDKLAGKYGISYDFIFVESNGKQLQEVADLFEKLKIKPSIDTVYTLKEVNSALNRVANGRSKGKTVITM
- a CDS encoding DDE-type integrase/transposase/recombinase — its product is MIDRDFTATAPLQKWTTDVSQFNFSWGKCYLSPIIDMYTNEVISYDLSMSPNLNQIKRMLETTFKKFKSLTGLIFHSDI
- a CDS encoding cysteine protease StiP family protein; amino-acid sequence: MFSTYKDEDVILLLKDITGLVRPQSTQERERAIQGGRHYCEMLPIEYEPSKDYQDAFEDALTRYGQITADAVASVAQKIWKKRGKEVAVVSLARAGTPVGILIKRYIKQKYGVEIDHYTLSIIRGRGIDKNALNYILSRHASKDIQFVDGWTGKGAIQRELIHAMAEFPGLDSGLAVLSDPANIAQVSGTQDDFLIASSCLNSTVSGLLSRTFLRSDIIGPNDYHGAVFYQELEERDVTYHFIESIQSHFVMKDIGDDNRSQREEKCDQSALEEVREIAEQFQIRDINLIKPSIGEATRVLLRRLPWKILVHSLDDEEHLGHLYQLAREKGVEVVEYPLKHYRACGLIRSLADT
- a CDS encoding helix-turn-helix domain-containing protein translates to MRYSHEYKLECIELYRQGIWPETPEGIKITRFRKMIRYWVRIEEQNGPDALKHLGNNKVWTPEAKYELVAKVLAGQSNNSVAISAGIGDGMLYMWVRKYKELGYNGLVNKKKGRKSKNPDMKKKTIEPKPLTESEREELIRLRAEIAAMKADIEVVKKRIALRQERWAAQLKAKKQQSSKHSEKKDTN
- a CDS encoding Rrf2 family transcriptional regulator → MDTKFSIALHILVYIEETENVVTSELLAKSVGTNASHIRKIITLLKDANIIESRQGKKGMSLKVKSDKLTLDIVYSAVYPEKDLLHIHDTANKECPVGANIKEALLLIFEESEKQLLLNLKNKTLKALIEDMYENYNKKNK